The following are encoded together in the Bos indicus isolate NIAB-ARS_2022 breed Sahiwal x Tharparkar chromosome 29, NIAB-ARS_B.indTharparkar_mat_pri_1.0, whole genome shotgun sequence genome:
- the DNAJC4 gene encoding dnaJ homolog subfamily C member 4 isoform X1 produces the protein MLPLRLCRLWPLNPPLWFFAAAARQRSGPSNYYELLGVQPGASTEEVKRAFFSKSKELHPDRDPGNPALHSRFVELSEAYQVLSREQSRRSYDHQLRSAASPKSPGTTAHPRSAHQAHSSSGAPPNEKYWAQFHKVRPQGPESRQQQHKHNRRVLGYCLLIMLAGMGLHYVAFRKLEQLHRSFMDEKDRIITAIYNDTRARARANRARLLQEQRQRQQLQSPPGPPQGPGIVRPGP, from the exons ATGCTGCCCCTGCGCCTATGCCGGCTGTGGCCCCTCAACCCTCCCCTTTGGTTCTTCGCAGCGGCTGCCCGGCAGCG GTCTGGCCCCAGTAACTACTATGAACTCTTGGGGGTGCAGCCTGGTGCCAGCACTGAAGAAGTTAAACGAGCTTTCTTCTCCAAGTCCAAAGAG CTGCACCCTGACCGGGACCCCGGGAACCCAGCCCTGCACAGTCGCTTTGTGGAGCTGAGTGAAGCATACCAAGTGCTGAGCCGTGAGCAGAGTCGCCGCAGCTATGACCACCAGCTCCGCTCGGCAGCTTCCCCAAAGTCTCCAGGAACCACAGCCCACCCCAGGTCTGCTCACCAGGCACACAG CAGTTCTGGGGCACCCCCCAATGAAAAATACTGGGCCCAGTTTCATAAAGTGAGGCCTCAGGGGCCAGAGTccaggcagcagcagcacaaacacAACCGGCGAGTGCTGGGGTACTGCCTCCTGATCATGCTGGCCGGCATGGGCCTGCACTATGTCGCCTTCAG GAAGCTGGAGCAGTTGCATCGTAGCTTCATGGATGAGAAGGATCGAATCATCACAGCCATTTACAACGACACTCGGGCCCGGGCCAG GGCCAACAGAGCCAGGCTCCTGCAGGAGCAGCGGCAGAGGCagcagctgcagtcaccacccgGGCCGCCCCAAGGCCCCGGGATCGTGCGCCCAGGCCCCTGA
- the DNAJC4 gene encoding dnaJ homolog subfamily C member 4 isoform X2 produces the protein MLPLRLCRLWPLNPPLWFFAAAARQRSGPSNYYELLGVQPGASTEEVKRAFFSKSKELHPDRDPGNPALHSRFVELSEAYQVLSREQSRRSYDHQLRSAASPKSPGTTAHPRSAHQAHSSGAPPNEKYWAQFHKVRPQGPESRQQQHKHNRRVLGYCLLIMLAGMGLHYVAFRKLEQLHRSFMDEKDRIITAIYNDTRARARANRARLLQEQRQRQQLQSPPGPPQGPGIVRPGP, from the exons ATGCTGCCCCTGCGCCTATGCCGGCTGTGGCCCCTCAACCCTCCCCTTTGGTTCTTCGCAGCGGCTGCCCGGCAGCG GTCTGGCCCCAGTAACTACTATGAACTCTTGGGGGTGCAGCCTGGTGCCAGCACTGAAGAAGTTAAACGAGCTTTCTTCTCCAAGTCCAAAGAG CTGCACCCTGACCGGGACCCCGGGAACCCAGCCCTGCACAGTCGCTTTGTGGAGCTGAGTGAAGCATACCAAGTGCTGAGCCGTGAGCAGAGTCGCCGCAGCTATGACCACCAGCTCCGCTCGGCAGCTTCCCCAAAGTCTCCAGGAACCACAGCCCACCCCAGGTCTGCTCACCAGGCACACAG TTCTGGGGCACCCCCCAATGAAAAATACTGGGCCCAGTTTCATAAAGTGAGGCCTCAGGGGCCAGAGTccaggcagcagcagcacaaacacAACCGGCGAGTGCTGGGGTACTGCCTCCTGATCATGCTGGCCGGCATGGGCCTGCACTATGTCGCCTTCAG GAAGCTGGAGCAGTTGCATCGTAGCTTCATGGATGAGAAGGATCGAATCATCACAGCCATTTACAACGACACTCGGGCCCGGGCCAG GGCCAACAGAGCCAGGCTCCTGCAGGAGCAGCGGCAGAGGCagcagctgcagtcaccacccgGGCCGCCCCAAGGCCCCGGGATCGTGCGCCCAGGCCCCTGA
- the VEGFB gene encoding vascular endothelial growth factor B isoform X2 — MSPLLRRLLLAVLLQLAPAQAPVSQPDAPGHQKKVVSWIDVYARATCQPREVVVPLNMELMGTVAKQLVPSCVTVQRCGGCCPDDGLECVPTGQHQVRMQILMIQYPSSQLGEMSLEEHSQCECRPKKRESAVKPDSPRPLCPRCPQRRQRPDPRTCHCRCRRRSFLRCQGRGLELNPDTCRCRKLRR, encoded by the exons ATGAGCCCCCTGCTCCGCCGCTTGCTGCTCGCCGTGCTCCTGCAGCTGGCCCCCGCCCAG GCCCCCGTCTCCCAGCCTGATGCCCCTGGTCACCAGAAGAAAG TGGTGTCATGGATAGACGTGTATGCTCGTGCCACCTGCCAGCCGCGGGAGGTGGTGGTGCCCCTGAACATGGAGCTCATGGGCACTGTGGCCAAGCAACTGGTGCCCAGCTGCGTGACAGTGCAGCGCTGTGGCGGCTGCTGCCCTGACGATGGCCTGGAGTGCGTGCCCACTGGGCAGCACCAAGTCCGAATGCAG ATCCTCATGATCCAGTACCCAAGCAGTCAGCTGGGAGAGATGTCCCTGGAAGAACACAGCCAGTGTGAATGCAG ACCAAAAAAACGAGAGAGTGCTGTGAAGCCAGACAG ccccaggcccctctgcccacgcTGCCCCCAGCGCCGCCAGCGCCCTGACCCCCGGACCTGCCACTGCCGCTGCCGACGCCGCAGCTTCCTCCGTTGTCAAGGGCGGGGCTTAGAGCTCAACCCAGACACCTGCAG GTGCCGGAAGCTGCGAAGGTGA
- the VEGFB gene encoding vascular endothelial growth factor B isoform X1, protein MSPLLRRLLLAVLLQLAPAQAPVSQPDAPGHQKKVVSWIDVYARATCQPREVVVPLNMELMGTVAKQLVPSCVTVQRCGGCCPDDGLECVPTGQHQVRMQILMIQYPSSQLGEMSLEEHSQCECRPKKRESAVKPDRASTPHHRPQPRSVPGWDPAPGAPSPADITHPTPAPGPSAHAAPSAASALTPGPATAAADAAASSVVKGGA, encoded by the exons ATGAGCCCCCTGCTCCGCCGCTTGCTGCTCGCCGTGCTCCTGCAGCTGGCCCCCGCCCAG GCCCCCGTCTCCCAGCCTGATGCCCCTGGTCACCAGAAGAAAG TGGTGTCATGGATAGACGTGTATGCTCGTGCCACCTGCCAGCCGCGGGAGGTGGTGGTGCCCCTGAACATGGAGCTCATGGGCACTGTGGCCAAGCAACTGGTGCCCAGCTGCGTGACAGTGCAGCGCTGTGGCGGCTGCTGCCCTGACGATGGCCTGGAGTGCGTGCCCACTGGGCAGCACCAAGTCCGAATGCAG ATCCTCATGATCCAGTACCCAAGCAGTCAGCTGGGAGAGATGTCCCTGGAAGAACACAGCCAGTGTGAATGCAG ACCAAAAAAACGAGAGAGTGCTGTGAAGCCAGACAG GGCTTCCACTCCCCACCACCGTCCCCAGCCCCGCTCTGTTCCGGGCTGGGACCCTGCCCCTGGAGCACCCTCCCCAGCTGACATCACCCATCCCActccagccccaggcccctctgcccacgcTGCCCCCAGCGCCGCCAGCGCCCTGACCCCCGGACCTGCCACTGCCGCTGCCGACGCCGCAGCTTCCTCCGTTGTCAAGGGCGGGGCTTAG